One segment of Gemmatimonadota bacterium DNA contains the following:
- the lepB gene encoding signal peptidase I produces MSAGRWAWEWLKSLVIAFGLFLIIRTFLVEAFRIPTGSMEETLLVGDFLLVNKAVYGAQVPGTEARLPAFDQPRRGDIVVFVPPHDPGKNYVKRLIGLPGDTLEMVDKVLHVNGEPKNETAYVRYIDQHGDIFVASMLWQCEYLLELPENGECRPTRDNWGPLIVPTGHYFVLGDNRDDSEDSRYWGFVDQAAVKGQPLFIYYSFDPKTLRPFPWVTQIRWGRIGGTVH; encoded by the coding sequence ATGTCCGCGGGGCGCTGGGCGTGGGAGTGGCTCAAGTCCCTGGTCATCGCCTTCGGCTTGTTCCTCATCATCCGCACATTCCTCGTGGAGGCGTTCCGCATTCCGACCGGAAGTATGGAGGAGACCCTCCTAGTAGGCGATTTCCTGCTGGTCAACAAGGCCGTTTACGGCGCACAGGTCCCTGGCACAGAGGCCCGCCTTCCGGCTTTCGACCAGCCGCGTCGCGGCGACATCGTCGTCTTTGTTCCGCCGCATGACCCCGGGAAGAACTACGTGAAGCGCCTGATCGGGCTGCCGGGCGACACGCTCGAGATGGTGGACAAGGTGCTGCACGTGAACGGCGAGCCGAAAAACGAGACAGCGTACGTCCGATATATCGACCAGCACGGCGACATCTTCGTGGCCAGCATGCTCTGGCAGTGCGAGTACCTGCTCGAGCTGCCGGAGAACGGCGAATGCCGGCCGACCCGCGATAACTGGGGGCCGCTGATCGTGCCGACAGGGCATTACTTCGTGCTGGGCGACAACCGCGACGACTCGGAAGACTCGCGCTACTGGGGCTTCGTCGACCAGGCGGCCGTGAAGGGCCAGCCGCTGTTCATCTATTACTCGTTCGATCCTAAGACACTCAGGCCTTTCCCCTGGGTCACCCAGATCCGCTGGGGCCGCATCGGCGGCACCGTGCATTAG
- a CDS encoding aldehyde dehydrogenase family protein, with the protein MAEKFRNLIGGEWVEPAAGDYFENRNPADTSDLIGLWPRSGRADLERAVASAQRGFELWRRLPAPRRGDVLRAAGDLLARRKDELARAMTREMGKVLEETRGDVQEAIDTAYYAATEGRRLFGHTVPSELPEKWAMSYRRPIGVCGVITPFNFPLAVPSWKIFPALLCGNSLIWKPAEDVPHTAKLFAEILLEAGLPPEVFQLVHGVGEEVGAALVEHAGVPVISFTGSTSVGAAIGAVCGRMHKRLSLEMGGKNAQIVLPDADQELALDGVLWGAFGTTGQRCTATSRLLLHEQIHDPFLDRLLRRASELRLGNGLEQGTQVGPLINQQAMDKVSSYLDVARQEGDEVVLGGHRATDGPLARGYFFQPTVLRGVRPGSRLACEEVFGPVLSVMRFRDLEEAILINNEVEYGLSSSIYTRDVRATFRAMAELDTGITYVNAPTIGAEAHLPFGGVKKTGNGHREGGWQVYDFFTETKVVYVDYSGRLQRAQIDTYRASPY; encoded by the coding sequence ATGGCGGAGAAGTTCCGTAACCTGATTGGCGGGGAGTGGGTCGAGCCGGCGGCGGGCGACTACTTCGAGAACCGCAACCCGGCGGACACCTCGGACCTCATCGGCCTCTGGCCGCGCTCGGGGCGGGCGGACCTCGAGCGCGCGGTGGCATCGGCGCAGCGTGGATTCGAGCTCTGGCGGCGCCTGCCTGCGCCGCGCCGCGGCGACGTGCTGCGGGCGGCGGGCGACCTGCTGGCGCGGCGCAAGGACGAGCTCGCCCGGGCCATGACCCGGGAGATGGGCAAAGTGCTGGAGGAGACGCGCGGCGATGTGCAGGAGGCGATCGACACGGCATACTACGCGGCTACAGAAGGGCGCCGGCTGTTCGGCCACACGGTGCCCAGCGAGCTGCCGGAGAAGTGGGCCATGAGCTACCGCCGGCCCATTGGCGTTTGTGGCGTCATCACCCCCTTCAACTTCCCCCTGGCCGTGCCGAGCTGGAAGATCTTCCCCGCACTGCTGTGCGGGAACTCGCTGATCTGGAAGCCGGCAGAGGATGTGCCCCATACGGCCAAGCTCTTTGCCGAGATCCTGCTCGAGGCGGGACTCCCGCCCGAAGTCTTCCAACTGGTGCATGGAGTGGGTGAGGAGGTGGGCGCCGCGCTGGTCGAGCACGCGGGAGTGCCCGTCATCTCGTTCACCGGGTCCACTTCCGTGGGCGCCGCGATCGGCGCGGTCTGCGGCCGCATGCACAAGCGGCTGTCCCTCGAGATGGGTGGCAAGAACGCGCAGATCGTCCTGCCCGATGCCGATCAGGAGCTGGCGCTGGACGGCGTGCTCTGGGGCGCATTCGGCACGACCGGCCAGCGCTGCACGGCTACCAGCCGCCTGCTGCTGCACGAGCAGATTCACGACCCCTTCCTGGATCGGCTGCTGCGGCGGGCGAGTGAGCTGCGCCTGGGGAACGGCCTCGAGCAGGGCACGCAGGTCGGGCCGCTCATCAACCAACAGGCAATGGACAAGGTGAGCTCTTACCTGGACGTGGCGCGGCAGGAGGGAGACGAGGTGGTGTTGGGCGGCCACCGTGCGACAGATGGGCCGCTCGCCCGCGGCTACTTCTTCCAGCCCACAGTGCTCCGCGGCGTGAGGCCGGGCAGCCGCCTGGCCTGCGAGGAGGTCTTCGGCCCCGTGCTGAGCGTCATGCGGTTCCGCGACCTGGAGGAAGCGATCCTCATCAACAACGAGGTCGAGTACGGCCTCTCCAGCTCGATCTACACCCGCGACGTGCGCGCCACGTTCCGGGCCATGGCCGAGCTGGACACGGGCATCACCTACGTGAACGCACCCACCATCGGAGCGGAGGCGCACCTGCCCTTCGGCGGCGTGAAGAAGACGGGGAACGGGCACCGCGAGGGCGGCTGGCAGGTTTACGACTTCTTCACCGAGACCAAGGTAGTCTACGTGGACTACTCGGGGCGGCTGCAGCGGGCGCAGATTGACACGTACCGCGCGAGCCCGTATTAA